A genomic window from Clostridium aceticum includes:
- a CDS encoding FtsX-like permease family protein, with protein MSINQLIIRSLQKNLKSYYLYVFALIFSTALYFSFVTLQYNPSMDQAAGSIRGLAAIRSISVVLIMIVSVFLLYANNLFIKRRSKEIGLFQLIGMTKNRIFMILSAENLLLYFGSLLIGTFIGFAVSKLVAMVLFKVTDMDAIASLYFSGQAFIQTLQVFGGIYFLIMLMNYVFIKHQSILSLFHLQSKTESRVKKISIVEILIGILGLVLISTGYYVSARLFDGDFVPMNNLFSVMIFILTSVIIGTYFFYKGSVRFIANMIRKNKDGYLNINEVMSLSSIMFRMKSNAMLLTIITTVSALAIGLLSLNYISYYSVEKNAKSIAPTDFAFVTTKNAEAFGEVLRKNGIAYNEQKIDVLQVEVDIQEIMGSNIENLQIDGGKMRMSVISDRHVEDIDVSEDETVFSGFNDAMQTLLNLQGSGTITLHGLTTAFSKEYLGLLKDNVLPLYFTGGLPTAIVDETTFATLSNDMNPEIQLESSIYIGYTLDDRGTVKAADKLFNNMPFSQDLGNSSQYSVDREQKIDMGFTMFSVGFLGLAFLITSGCILYFKQVEEGDEEQLNYKILRKLGFTQKDLLQGILRKQLFNFGIPLILGLLHSYFAVKSGWFFFGTELWTPMIIVMGLYAALYSVFCILSVVYYKRVIKMSL; from the coding sequence GCAATCAGATCTATATCTGTAGTCCTTATTATGATTGTGTCAGTATTTCTGTTATATGCAAATAATTTATTTATCAAAAGACGCAGTAAAGAGATTGGTTTATTTCAGCTGATAGGAATGACTAAAAACCGTATTTTCATGATCCTAAGTGCTGAAAATCTACTACTTTATTTTGGCTCACTATTAATCGGAACCTTTATTGGTTTTGCTGTTTCAAAATTAGTAGCCATGGTATTATTCAAAGTAACGGACATGGATGCCATTGCCTCTCTGTATTTTTCTGGCCAAGCTTTCATCCAAACATTGCAGGTATTCGGTGGTATCTATTTTTTGATTATGCTGATGAATTATGTATTTATTAAACACCAAAGCATTTTGTCTCTATTTCATCTGCAGAGTAAAACAGAAAGTAGAGTGAAAAAGATTTCTATCGTAGAAATCTTGATAGGGATTCTTGGACTGGTATTAATTTCCACTGGTTATTATGTATCGGCGAGGCTTTTTGATGGGGATTTTGTTCCGATGAACAACCTATTCTCTGTCATGATCTTTATTTTAACGTCAGTAATTATTGGGACTTATTTTTTCTACAAAGGTTCTGTACGCTTTATTGCCAACATGATTAGAAAAAATAAAGATGGATATTTAAACATTAATGAAGTGATGTCACTATCCTCCATAATGTTCCGCATGAAATCAAATGCCATGTTGCTTACAATTATCACCACCGTATCAGCACTTGCAATTGGTCTGCTATCCTTAAACTATATCTCCTACTATTCAGTTGAAAAAAATGCTAAGAGTATTGCACCAACTGATTTTGCATTTGTAACAACAAAGAATGCCGAGGCCTTCGGTGAAGTGTTAAGGAAAAATGGGATTGCCTACAATGAACAAAAGATTGATGTGCTTCAAGTGGAAGTTGATATCCAAGAGATTATGGGCAGTAATATAGAAAACTTGCAGATTGACGGAGGCAAAATGAGAATGTCAGTGATTAGTGACCGTCATGTTGAAGACATTGATGTAAGTGAAGACGAGACGGTATTCTCTGGATTTAATGATGCGATGCAGACACTACTAAACTTGCAAGGGTCAGGAACAATCACCCTTCACGGATTAACGACAGCCTTTAGTAAAGAGTATTTAGGATTATTAAAAGATAATGTGCTACCTCTATATTTTACTGGAGGATTGCCTACAGCTATTGTGGATGAAACCACATTTGCAACCCTCTCTAATGACATGAACCCAGAAATTCAACTAGAGTCATCTATTTATATTGGCTATACATTAGATGATAGAGGAACAGTGAAAGCAGCTGATAAACTTTTTAACAATATGCCATTCAGTCAAGATCTCGGTAATAGCTCTCAATACTCAGTGGATCGGGAGCAAAAAATCGATATGGGCTTTACCATGTTCAGTGTTGGCTTCCTTGGTCTCGCCTTCTTGATCACATCAGGCTGTATCCTTTATTTTAAACAAGTGGAAGAAGGGGACGAAGAACAACTAAATTACAAGATACTGCGAAAGCTAGGTTTCACTCAAAAAGATCTTCTGCAAGGAATACTAAGAAAGCAGCTATTCAATTTCGGTATCCCTCTTATACTTGGCCTTTTGCACAGCTACTTTGCCGTCAAATCAGGCTGGTTCTTTTTCGGTACCGAGCTATGGACGCCGATGATCATTGTCATGGGATTGTATGCAGCACTGTACTCAGTTTTTTGCATTCTATCTGTGGTTTATTATAAGAGAGTTATTAAAATGTCTCTGTGA